One genomic segment of Ricinus communis isolate WT05 ecotype wild-type chromosome 3, ASM1957865v1, whole genome shotgun sequence includes these proteins:
- the LOC8275621 gene encoding PITH domain-containing protein 1, with product MACLHDHNCEDHDCSANWSLYKYIDLPKASALNEAVAGSVKSVFKPWEQRLDFSGEYLESNYGDPELLVYIPFSPDVKIKSISIVGGADGTSPSKMKAFINRDSIDFSDAQSMQPVQEWDLVENLQGVLEYQTRFAKFQSVSSITLHFPGSFGGDTSRIHYIGFRGEATQLKRDVVSTIVYELRPNPSDHKTSNISGGLIDFDK from the exons ATGGCTTGTTTACATGATCATAACTGCGAAGATCACGATTGCTCTGCTAACTGGTCTCTTTACAAATACATAGACCTTCCTAAG GCATCTGCGCTAAATGAGGCGGTTGCAGGAAGTGTGAAGTCAGTTTTTAAACCTTGGGAGCAGCGTCTTGATTTTTCAGGG GAATACTTGGAAAGCAATTATGGTGATCCTGAGTTGCTTGTTTATATCCC attCTCACCTGATGTTAAGATCAAGAGCATTTCAATTGTTGGTGGTGCTGATGGAACAAGTCCATCGAAGATGAAAGC ATTCATTAATCGAGATAGCATAGACTTCTCAGATGCTCAAAGTATGCAACCTGTTCAG GAGTGGGACTTGGTTGAGAATTTGCAAGGAGTGTTAGAGTACCAGACAAG ATTTGCTAAATTTCAAAGTGTTTCAAGCATCACATTGCACTTTCCTGGTAGTTTTGGTGGTGACACAAGTCGCATACACTATATTGGCTTTAGAGGTGAAGCCACGCAG CTGAAGAGGGATGTTGTTTCAACCATTGTTTATGAACTCAGGCCCAACCCTTCGGACCACAA GACGAGCAATATTTCTGGTGGTCTTATAGATTTTGATAAATGA